Proteins found in one Methylophilaceae bacterium genomic segment:
- a CDS encoding FAD-dependent oxidoreductase, which translates to MSKSNQLPLNRRHFIKLAGLSLTSLLSPSCMLNGNMQPVIGHVVVIGGGFAGTTAAKYIRLWSGGRIAVTVIEKHTQFVSCPMSNLVLGGGKSINDLTFSYAIVKKNYGINWVHDEVIGIHTADQKVKMQRGEISYDRLIMAPGIDFIYDDLPNLQDSAAQQQVPHAWKAGWQTVNLRKQIEAMPNGGVFVLNVPKLPFRCPPGPYERASQVAHYFKTYKSKSKVIVLDANPDIVSKKGLFSAVWQSDYKDIIDYRPDNPITHVDLATKTVTTDFESIKADVLNIIPPQRAGKPAQLADLLEPDYPWCEVDFLSYESKRSPNIHVIGDSVASGLPKSAHMATSQARVCASAIVELMQGRRPDPEPVFANTCYSFVDNKRAIHVADVYRYSPGKKIMVPANGGGVSLAPSEQEGQYANAWATNIWSDVLT; encoded by the coding sequence ATGAGTAAATCCAATCAACTACCATTGAATCGACGACATTTTATTAAGCTTGCTGGGCTGAGCCTAACTAGTTTACTCTCGCCAAGTTGTATGCTCAATGGCAATATGCAACCTGTTATTGGTCATGTAGTGGTTATTGGCGGCGGCTTTGCTGGTACAACAGCAGCTAAATATATTCGACTTTGGAGTGGCGGCAGAATTGCAGTGACCGTGATTGAAAAGCATACACAATTTGTTTCATGTCCAATGAGCAATCTAGTACTTGGTGGCGGGAAAAGTATCAATGATTTAACGTTTAGCTATGCTATTGTCAAAAAAAACTATGGCATTAACTGGGTGCATGATGAAGTGATTGGCATTCATACTGCCGATCAAAAAGTTAAAATGCAACGCGGCGAAATAAGCTATGACCGACTCATTATGGCGCCGGGCATTGATTTTATTTATGATGATTTGCCTAATTTACAAGATTCTGCTGCACAACAACAAGTGCCGCACGCATGGAAAGCCGGTTGGCAAACTGTCAATTTACGCAAACAAATTGAAGCAATGCCAAATGGTGGCGTGTTTGTGTTAAATGTCCCTAAATTGCCCTTCCGTTGCCCGCCAGGGCCATATGAACGCGCATCCCAAGTGGCACATTACTTTAAAACCTATAAGTCTAAAAGCAAAGTGATTGTGTTAGATGCGAATCCAGATATCGTATCCAAAAAGGGCTTATTCTCGGCAGTATGGCAGAGCGACTACAAAGACATCATTGATTACAGACCTGATAATCCTATTACGCATGTCGATCTAGCAACAAAAACGGTGACTACCGATTTTGAAAGCATCAAAGCGGATGTGCTTAATATTATTCCTCCACAACGTGCAGGCAAACCTGCCCAATTAGCCGATTTATTAGAGCCAGATTACCCATGGTGTGAAGTTGACTTTTTAAGTTATGAATCTAAACGGTCGCCCAACATACATGTCATTGGCGATAGTGTGGCCTCAGGCCTACCTAAATCAGCCCATATGGCAACCTCACAAGCCCGCGTCTGCGCTAGCGCTATTGTCGAACTGATGCAGGGTAGAAGACCAGATCCAGAACCTGTCTTTGCCAATACTTGTTACAGTTTTGTCGACAACAAACGTGCCATTCACGTTGCCGATGTTTATCGCTACAGCCCAGGCAAAAAAATCATGGTACCCGCAAATGGCGGTGGTGTATCATTAGCACCTTCTGAACAAGAGGGTCAATACGCTAATGCATGGGCAACCAATATTTGGTCTGATGTACTAACGTAA
- a CDS encoding PQQ-dependent sugar dehydrogenase, with translation MLNMFLYKLNNYLGLAMCSLLPSLTCASEAPDISALSVPEGFKINIYAKLDIAPRMMAFSPDGNLFVSSYKNNTVLMLADTNHDGIAEAPIVISSNLNAPNGLAFINDDLLVANQDGIVKMTRQHDAWSDPAPFIGPLATGGHSVKTIKLGPDNHLYINVGSSCNVCNESEPTRATILRYTIDGKPAGALSMTGRHSQLPPIWASGLRNAQGFAWHPITQAMFATNNGADMRSDKKGGPVNDQLPPEHINHIQRGKHYGWPHCWGNINGSMTIDPNFPGPDQFCQLATPPALMLTSHSTPIGITFLDKSQFPEEFNQDAIVALHGSWNRQQLSGYKLVRLQFKDGQPVKATDFVTGWLRENKAWGRPVDVVVGPDGALYVSDDRTRYIYRITYQPNEANKIVEEKNVKTNR, from the coding sequence ATGCTGAACATGTTTTTATACAAACTGAATAATTACTTGGGATTGGCGATGTGTAGTCTTTTACCTTCGTTGACCTGTGCTAGCGAAGCACCTGATATCTCAGCACTATCAGTACCCGAAGGATTTAAGATTAATATCTATGCCAAACTTGATATTGCCCCGCGTATGATGGCATTCTCACCTGATGGTAATTTGTTTGTTTCTTCTTATAAAAATAATACAGTCCTCATGCTCGCCGATACCAACCACGATGGTATTGCAGAAGCGCCTATCGTCATTTCTTCTAATTTAAACGCACCTAATGGCTTAGCATTTATTAATGATGATTTACTGGTAGCAAATCAAGATGGCATTGTTAAAATGACCAGACAACATGATGCATGGTCTGACCCTGCTCCTTTTATTGGCCCTTTAGCAACTGGCGGTCATAGCGTCAAAACAATTAAGTTAGGTCCAGATAATCATTTATATATCAATGTTGGGTCAAGTTGCAATGTGTGTAATGAATCTGAGCCAACGCGTGCAACAATCTTGCGCTATACCATCGATGGCAAGCCTGCTGGGGCATTATCCATGACTGGTCGACATAGCCAGCTTCCGCCCATTTGGGCAAGCGGATTAAGAAATGCGCAAGGTTTTGCTTGGCATCCAATCACCCAAGCTATGTTTGCAACCAATAATGGTGCCGATATGCGCTCAGACAAAAAAGGTGGTCCAGTCAATGATCAGTTGCCGCCAGAACACATCAATCACATTCAACGCGGGAAACACTATGGCTGGCCACACTGCTGGGGCAATATAAATGGTAGTATGACTATCGACCCTAATTTCCCGGGGCCAGACCAATTTTGTCAACTGGCAACCCCACCTGCGCTTATGCTCACTTCGCACTCCACGCCGATTGGTATTACTTTTTTAGATAAAAGTCAGTTTCCCGAGGAATTTAATCAAGATGCGATTGTCGCATTACATGGGTCATGGAACCGTCAACAATTAAGTGGCTACAAATTGGTGAGACTTCAGTTTAAAGATGGTCAGCCCGTTAAAGCAACCGATTTTGTTACAGGTTGGCTGCGTGAAAATAAAGCGTGGGGGCGCCCAGTTGATGTCGTTGTTGGACCCGATGGTGCACTTTATGTTAGTGATGATAGAACTCGCTACATTTATCGTATTACTTATCAACCAAATGAAGCGAATAAGATTGTAGAGGAAAAAAATGTTAAAACTAATCGTTAA